One Chryseobacterium indoltheticum DNA segment encodes these proteins:
- a CDS encoding GLPGLI family protein has translation MWYFKYSPEILFPYGPMKFSGLPGLIIKITDDKGDFDFELVKSVSDSKLKGKLFNIKKSRYTEAIETTQVKLKKAQENANTNAAAVLASYGTVIIGEGKEILRKREKEIEKRREENIKYANPLELEN, from the coding sequence ATGTGGTATTTTAAATATTCTCCAGAAATCCTATTTCCTTATGGTCCGATGAAATTTAGCGGATTACCAGGATTAATTATCAAAATAACGGACGATAAAGGTGATTTTGATTTTGAATTGGTAAAATCTGTATCTGATTCTAAATTAAAAGGAAAATTGTTTAATATTAAGAAAAGCAGATACACCGAAGCAATAGAAACTACACAGGTAAAACTAAAAAAGGCACAAGAAAATGCCAATACCAATGCAGCTGCTGTACTTGCAAGTTATGGAACTGTAATTATAGGAGAAGGAAAAGAAATATTAAGGAAAAGAGAAAAGGAAATAGAAAAAAGGAGGGAAGAAAATATAAAATACGCAAA